From Pandoraea vervacti, the proteins below share one genomic window:
- the rimP gene encoding ribosome maturation factor RimP → MQLPELIETTVEGLGYELVDLERAGGGLLRVYIDKPEGITIDDCETVSRQLSHVLMVENVNYDRLEVSSPGLDRPLRKLRDFERFAGVEVSLTLRVPLEGRKQFRGILQAPQGENLSLEFEGKGGPALLEFTLADIDRARLVPQIDFRSRKR, encoded by the coding sequence TTGCAATTGCCAGAACTGATCGAGACCACGGTCGAAGGCCTGGGTTACGAGCTGGTCGATCTTGAGCGCGCGGGCGGCGGACTGCTGCGCGTGTATATCGACAAGCCGGAAGGCATCACGATCGATGACTGCGAGACGGTGAGCCGTCAGCTCTCGCACGTCCTGATGGTCGAGAACGTCAATTACGACCGACTTGAAGTGTCGTCACCGGGGCTGGATCGTCCGCTGCGCAAGCTGCGTGACTTCGAGCGCTTTGCCGGTGTCGAAGTGAGTCTCACGTTGCGTGTGCCGCTCGAAGGCCGCAAGCAGTTCCGCGGCATTTTGCAGGCACCGCAAGGCGAAAACTTGAGCCTTGAGTTCGAAGGCAAGGGCGGCCCGGCGCTGCTCGAATTCACCCTCGCGGATATTGACCGTGCGCGCCTTGTGCCGCAGATTGATTTTAGGAGTCGCAAACGATGA
- the scpB gene encoding SMC-Scp complex subunit ScpB, with the protein MNTQEAKLVLETALICAQEPLKVGDLRKLFNDAVSGDTVRALLEEIRVQWDGRGVELVALATGWRFQSRPRMREYLDRLNPEKPPKYSRAVMETLAIIAYRQPVTRGDIEEIRGVTVNTQIIKQLEDRGWIEVIGHRDVPGRPGLYATTKDFLDDLGLRALDALPPLEDPAAQAQIDLLAQQNIEFGERAEGEAGEEAASDDAPVADAQALALLAQTRADDLPLAQGLPEDQRAPLSGSETVSEETLLDAVMAEGEAEVPANGAVMANAVDAQEATADVPADIPPKAVDSVELADAGHVSEQDGALAQDGVERLDHEEFSEVSASEVPVGDDSPQDMANSVSADGHDAEVEDDATHAADPAASLTQEVSPRAVDPAANEAAAGHPVPGASDDDENDGDDKSLVTGT; encoded by the coding sequence ATGAATACCCAAGAGGCGAAACTCGTCCTCGAGACCGCGTTGATTTGCGCGCAGGAGCCGCTCAAGGTCGGCGACCTGCGCAAGCTCTTCAATGACGCCGTGTCTGGCGACACGGTGCGCGCGCTGCTCGAGGAAATCCGCGTGCAATGGGACGGCCGAGGTGTGGAATTGGTGGCGTTGGCCACCGGCTGGCGTTTCCAGAGCCGTCCGCGCATGCGTGAATACCTTGACCGCCTGAATCCGGAGAAGCCTCCGAAGTATTCGCGCGCGGTGATGGAGACGCTGGCGATCATTGCGTATCGTCAGCCGGTCACCCGTGGCGATATCGAAGAGATTCGCGGCGTCACCGTGAATACGCAGATCATCAAGCAGCTCGAAGACCGCGGCTGGATCGAGGTGATCGGTCATCGCGACGTGCCGGGACGCCCCGGCCTGTACGCCACGACCAAGGATTTCCTCGACGATCTGGGTCTGCGTGCGCTCGACGCGCTGCCGCCGCTGGAAGATCCGGCGGCACAGGCGCAAATCGATTTGCTGGCGCAGCAGAACATTGAATTCGGCGAGCGTGCCGAGGGCGAGGCAGGTGAGGAGGCGGCGTCGGATGACGCGCCCGTCGCCGATGCCCAAGCGCTTGCCCTGCTGGCGCAAACCCGTGCCGACGACTTGCCGCTTGCGCAAGGATTGCCGGAAGATCAGCGCGCGCCGCTGTCGGGTAGCGAGACGGTGTCCGAAGAGACGCTGCTCGATGCCGTGATGGCCGAGGGTGAGGCTGAGGTTCCGGCGAATGGCGCAGTGATGGCCAACGCAGTGGACGCGCAGGAAGCGACGGCTGATGTGCCCGCCGATATTCCGCCGAAAGCCGTCGATTCGGTGGAACTCGCGGACGCGGGGCACGTCAGTGAGCAGGACGGCGCGCTTGCGCAGGATGGCGTCGAGCGCCTGGACCACGAGGAATTTTCCGAAGTGTCGGCGTCTGAGGTTCCTGTGGGCGACGATTCGCCGCAAGATATGGCGAATTCGGTGAGCGCTGATGGACACGACGCCGAAGTAGAAGACGATGCGACGCACGCGGCAGATCCCGCAGCGTCGCTCACGCAAGAGGTTTCCCCGCGCGCTGTCGACCCGGCAGCGAACGAAGCCGCCGCCGGGCATCCCGTGCCCGGTGCGTCGGACGACGACGAGAACGACGGGGACGACAAGAGTCTCGTCACCGGTACCTGA
- a CDS encoding pseudouridine synthase: protein MKQNEESQDLHARDAGAEARSPEGEGGDEKASRRGLRRGPRSLIARRRAAQQAKREGDDNGESAAADATQVSPSGDIAQGHSSGGDGAPGAAQGRGRNGTRKPRGGKRDDAQQAAQAGEGAKGTAPGGRGPRGGQGAQGGQNTQGGGAGKSQGRGRKAPAGAARGKAGAGNANHGSDGDLFAFVTSGGFDGDDAEGDNAAAKRGRRPADRRVLSPDDEAPKLHKVLAEAGMGSRREMEELILAGRVSVNSEPAHIGQRILPTDQVRINGKLVKRRISSKPPRVLLYHKPAGEIVSHSDPEGRTSVFDRLPPMKTAKWLAVGRLDFNTEGLLILTTSGDLANRFMHPRYEIEREYAVRTVGQLSEASRQQLLHGIKLEDGEANFLRLKDGGGEGSNHWYHVALAEGRNREVRRMFDAAGLMVSRLIRTRYGPLTLPRGLKRGRYEEMDEAQVRSLFAAVGMKMPGASSDEKGARNGARGGKAGAAKEPRRQPDPMQTALGVFAREPGQSRRPRANPLTAFVGPSGGYPGQTPAPRGEGRRFGGGNSAGGGFGGQSRGGNGGNGGGGGNANGNRSRGSNRAGGGNSSGGGNYGNRGNRGGNRSR from the coding sequence TTGAAACAAAACGAAGAATCCCAGGACCTGCACGCACGCGATGCCGGTGCCGAAGCACGTTCGCCGGAAGGCGAGGGCGGCGATGAAAAGGCGTCGCGCCGTGGTTTGCGCCGCGGTCCGCGTAGTCTGATCGCCCGCCGTCGCGCGGCCCAGCAGGCCAAGCGCGAAGGCGACGACAATGGCGAATCCGCTGCGGCGGACGCGACGCAAGTCTCGCCGTCCGGCGATATTGCGCAGGGCCACTCGTCGGGTGGCGACGGCGCACCCGGCGCCGCGCAGGGGCGTGGCCGCAACGGCACGCGCAAGCCGCGTGGCGGCAAGCGTGACGATGCGCAGCAGGCGGCGCAGGCCGGCGAGGGTGCCAAAGGCACGGCGCCGGGTGGGCGTGGTCCGCGCGGTGGACAAGGTGCCCAGGGTGGACAGAATACCCAGGGCGGTGGCGCGGGCAAGTCGCAGGGGCGAGGTCGCAAGGCCCCGGCGGGTGCGGCGCGCGGCAAGGCTGGCGCCGGCAACGCGAACCACGGCAGCGACGGCGATTTGTTCGCGTTCGTGACGTCCGGCGGTTTCGACGGTGACGATGCCGAGGGGGATAACGCCGCAGCCAAGCGCGGTCGCCGTCCGGCAGATCGGCGCGTGCTGTCGCCCGACGACGAGGCGCCGAAGCTGCACAAGGTGCTGGCCGAAGCCGGGATGGGGTCGCGTCGCGAGATGGAGGAACTGATTCTCGCCGGTCGCGTGTCGGTGAACTCCGAGCCTGCTCACATCGGGCAGCGCATCCTGCCGACCGACCAGGTCCGCATCAATGGCAAACTCGTCAAGCGCCGTATCAGCAGCAAGCCGCCGCGCGTGCTGCTCTATCACAAGCCGGCCGGTGAGATCGTCAGTCATTCGGATCCGGAGGGTCGGACGTCGGTGTTTGACCGTCTGCCGCCAATGAAGACCGCCAAATGGCTGGCCGTCGGCCGTCTTGACTTCAATACGGAAGGCTTGCTGATTCTGACGACGTCCGGCGATCTGGCGAACCGTTTCATGCACCCGCGTTACGAAATCGAGCGTGAGTACGCGGTTCGCACGGTGGGGCAGTTGAGCGAAGCGTCGCGTCAGCAACTGCTGCACGGCATCAAGCTCGAGGACGGCGAAGCCAACTTCCTGCGCCTGAAGGACGGGGGCGGCGAAGGTTCGAATCACTGGTATCACGTGGCATTGGCCGAAGGGCGTAACCGCGAAGTGCGTCGTATGTTCGATGCAGCGGGGTTGATGGTGAGCCGCCTGATCCGTACCCGCTACGGTCCGTTGACGCTGCCGCGCGGCCTGAAGCGTGGGCGTTATGAAGAAATGGACGAAGCCCAGGTTCGTTCGCTGTTCGCCGCTGTCGGCATGAAGATGCCGGGCGCGTCGTCGGATGAGAAGGGGGCTCGCAACGGGGCGCGCGGTGGCAAGGCGGGGGCAGCCAAGGAGCCGCGCCGTCAGCCGGACCCGATGCAGACGGCGCTTGGCGTGTTTGCCCGTGAACCGGGGCAGTCGCGTCGTCCGCGCGCCAATCCGCTGACCGCCTTTGTCGGGCCGAGCGGTGGCTATCCGGGGCAAACGCCTGCGCCGCGCGGTGAGGGGCGTCGCTTCGGCGGTGGAAATTCGGCGGGCGGCGGTTTCGGTGGTCAGTCGCGTGGTGGCAACGGCGGAAATGGCGGCGGCGGTGGCAATGCCAATGGTAACCGCAGTCGTGGCAGCAACCGGGCGGGTGGCGGCAATAGCAGCGGTGGCGGTAATTACGGCAACCGTGGTAACCGCGGCGGCAACCGATCGCGCTGA